One segment of Pseudomonas asgharzadehiana DNA contains the following:
- a CDS encoding MarR family winged helix-turn-helix transcriptional regulator, which yields MSPPKKHAGRYDPGSEDFHKEDFPFYWLAMVHGRYSQYMEKALKKIGLDIPRWRVLFILKENGQSSISEISTHAIAKLSTITKTVYRMKEDGLVDTAPCEDDGRVTQVRITAQGREAIERIQAATGDVFKRSFTGMTEAQIQRLNRMLETVFDNLGEP from the coding sequence ATGAGCCCACCCAAGAAACACGCAGGCCGCTACGACCCCGGCAGTGAAGACTTTCACAAGGAAGATTTCCCGTTCTACTGGCTCGCCATGGTGCATGGCCGCTACAGCCAGTACATGGAAAAGGCCCTGAAAAAAATCGGCCTGGACATCCCGCGCTGGCGGGTGCTGTTCATCCTCAAGGAGAACGGCCAGTCGAGTATTTCGGAAATTTCCACGCATGCTATCGCCAAGCTGTCGACCATCACCAAGACGGTTTACCGCATGAAGGAAGACGGCCTGGTGGATACCGCGCCGTGCGAGGACGACGGCCGGGTCACCCAGGTGCGCATCACCGCGCAGGGGCGCGAGGCGATTGAACGCATCCAGGCGGCTACCGGTGACGTGTTCAAGCGCAGTTTCACCGGCATGACCGAAGCGCAGATCCAGCGCCTGAACCGCATGCTCGAAACGGTGTTCGATAACCTCGGCGAACCCTAG
- a CDS encoding aromatic ring-hydroxylating oxygenase subunit alpha, with protein sequence MSKLIPAVNLAVDPADLVQADRVHTSMYTDAQLFDAELEKIFYSTWIWVAHDSEIPDNGSYKTTYVGKQPVIVVRDRKKDVHVLLNRCRHRGATVCEHKKGKTNSFVCPYHGWGYALDGSLRGVPHPESYGDCIDKAELPLVSLRTESYAGMIFATFKDDIEPLEDYLGAAKKWMDLFMKQGAGYGIKVPGEHRFRFPGNWKIQLENTTDAYHFPLVHKSFLSSVDEQTMALFDFVKGPGYVEDLGNGHSVMVMIPDLIDLEADLDKPIPERFEGLAAELRDEGIDEQQVRRIVRAVGGTGFNLNLFPNVACSMAFFRVLQPISVTETEIHHAVITMDGGPAVANRYRLRLHEHFQGPMGFGTPDDSEAWERVQKGAGAGEDLWIMLNRGLPGEQASEDGRVSDVSAETGMRAGYQQWKKMMSA encoded by the coding sequence ATGAGCAAGTTGATTCCCGCTGTAAACCTCGCCGTAGACCCCGCCGACCTGGTGCAGGCCGACCGCGTCCACACCTCGATGTACACCGACGCGCAACTGTTCGACGCCGAGCTTGAGAAGATTTTCTACAGCACCTGGATCTGGGTCGCCCACGACAGCGAGATACCCGACAACGGCAGCTACAAGACCACCTACGTCGGCAAGCAGCCGGTGATTGTGGTGCGTGATCGCAAGAAAGACGTACACGTGCTGCTCAATCGCTGTCGCCACCGTGGCGCCACGGTGTGCGAACACAAGAAGGGCAAGACCAACAGCTTCGTCTGCCCCTACCACGGTTGGGGCTACGCACTGGATGGATCGCTGCGCGGCGTTCCGCACCCGGAAAGCTACGGCGACTGCATCGACAAGGCCGAGCTGCCGCTGGTCAGCCTGCGCACCGAAAGCTATGCCGGCATGATTTTCGCCACGTTCAAGGACGATATCGAGCCGCTGGAAGACTATCTTGGCGCGGCGAAAAAATGGATGGACCTGTTCATGAAACAGGGCGCCGGCTACGGCATCAAGGTGCCGGGCGAACACCGCTTCCGCTTCCCCGGCAACTGGAAGATCCAACTGGAAAACACCACCGACGCCTACCACTTCCCGCTGGTGCACAAGAGCTTTTTGTCATCGGTGGACGAACAGACCATGGCGCTGTTCGACTTCGTCAAAGGCCCCGGCTACGTCGAAGACCTGGGCAACGGCCACAGCGTGATGGTGATGATTCCCGACCTGATCGACCTCGAGGCCGACCTGGACAAACCGATCCCCGAGCGTTTCGAAGGGCTGGCGGCCGAGCTGCGCGACGAAGGCATCGACGAGCAACAAGTCCGCCGGATCGTGCGTGCGGTCGGTGGTACTGGCTTCAACCTCAACCTGTTTCCCAACGTCGCCTGTTCGATGGCGTTCTTTCGTGTACTGCAACCGATCTCGGTGACCGAGACCGAAATCCACCACGCGGTGATCACCATGGACGGCGGCCCGGCCGTGGCCAACCGTTACCGCCTGCGCCTGCACGAGCACTTCCAGGGCCCGATGGGCTTCGGCACTCCCGACGACTCCGAAGCCTGGGAACGGGTTCAAAAAGGCGCCGGCGCCGGTGAAGACCTGTGGATCATGCTCAATCGCGGCCTGCCCGGCGAGCAGGCCAGTGAGGACGGGCGAGTGTCCGACGTGAGTGCCGAGACCGGCATGCGCGCCGGGTACCAGCAGTGGAAGAAGATGATGTCGGCCTGA
- a CDS encoding aldehyde dehydrogenase family protein: protein MHIALLPSVVAFLGRDHSNFIDGAAHTSASTQRIGVVDPGTGETIAHLRDAQAEDVNLAVNNANAAFKGAWAQVTPYQRGVLLNRLADLIEAHGEELAQLETLSSGKSINLSRHIEVGQSAVFLRYFAGWATKIGGQTMSPSFPSLDGEQYSAYTLREPVGVVAAIVPWNFSLMIGVWKLGAALTTGCTVVLKPSEYTPLSLLRLAELAIEAGIPAGVINVVNGRGQVGQQLIEHPGVRKVSFTGSVPTGIAVGKAAMAADLTRVTLELGGKNAAALLADANVDDAVARFVQSAYVHQGQVCASPERLFVHRSLIGHVTQKMVATLSQLVIGSPLDEHAQFGPLSNKAHLDKILGFFDRALQGNQVVYGARAVDRAGYYVEPTLIVATGRDDPLLHEETFGPVVCVLAFDDEEELVELMNDSPFGLTASIWTNDLSKALRLIPQIEAGTVWVNMHTFVDPSVPFGGVKASGIGREFGSAFIDDYTELKSVIIRY from the coding sequence ATGCACATTGCCTTACTGCCTTCAGTCGTTGCCTTCCTGGGCCGCGACCACTCCAACTTCATCGACGGCGCCGCGCACACCAGCGCGTCCACCCAGCGCATCGGCGTGGTCGACCCCGGCACCGGCGAAACAATCGCCCATCTGCGCGACGCCCAGGCCGAAGACGTAAACCTGGCCGTCAACAATGCGAACGCAGCCTTCAAGGGCGCCTGGGCGCAGGTCACGCCCTACCAGCGCGGTGTCCTGCTCAACCGCCTGGCCGACCTGATCGAGGCCCATGGCGAAGAACTGGCGCAGTTGGAAACCCTGAGTTCCGGCAAGTCGATCAACCTGTCGCGCCATATCGAAGTGGGCCAGAGCGCGGTGTTCCTGCGTTATTTCGCCGGCTGGGCGACCAAGATCGGCGGCCAGACCATGAGCCCCTCGTTTCCCAGCCTGGACGGCGAGCAGTACAGCGCCTATACCCTGCGCGAACCGGTAGGCGTGGTAGCGGCCATCGTGCCGTGGAATTTCTCGCTGATGATCGGCGTGTGGAAACTCGGCGCCGCGCTGACCACCGGCTGTACCGTGGTGCTCAAACCCAGCGAGTACACCCCGCTGTCCCTGTTGCGCCTGGCGGAACTGGCAATCGAGGCCGGGATTCCGGCGGGCGTGATCAATGTGGTCAATGGCCGTGGCCAGGTCGGCCAACAGTTGATCGAACACCCTGGCGTGCGCAAGGTGTCGTTCACCGGCTCGGTACCCACCGGTATCGCCGTGGGCAAGGCCGCCATGGCCGCCGACCTGACCCGTGTCACCCTGGAACTGGGCGGCAAGAACGCCGCCGCGCTGCTGGCCGACGCCAATGTGGATGACGCCGTGGCGCGCTTCGTGCAGTCAGCCTATGTGCATCAGGGCCAGGTGTGTGCATCGCCCGAGCGTTTGTTCGTGCACCGCTCTCTCATCGGGCACGTCACCCAGAAAATGGTCGCGACGTTGTCGCAGCTGGTCATCGGTTCGCCCCTGGATGAACATGCCCAGTTCGGCCCGCTGTCGAACAAGGCGCACCTGGACAAGATCCTCGGCTTTTTCGACCGAGCCCTGCAAGGCAACCAGGTGGTATACGGCGCGCGCGCCGTGGACCGCGCCGGCTACTACGTGGAGCCGACGCTGATCGTGGCCACCGGCAGGGACGACCCGCTGCTGCACGAGGAAACCTTCGGCCCGGTGGTGTGTGTGCTTGCGTTCGACGACGAAGAGGAACTGGTCGAACTGATGAACGACAGCCCGTTCGGCCTTACGGCGAGTATCTGGACCAACGACTTGTCCAAGGCCCTGCGCCTGATCCCGCAAATCGAAGCGGGCACGGTGTGGGTCAACATGCATACGTTTGTCGACCCCAGTGTGCCGTTTGGCGGCGTGAAGGCTTCGGGCATTGGTCGTGAATTCGGCAGTGCGTTTATCGATGATTACACTGAGCTGAAATCGGTGATTATTCGTTACTGA
- a CDS encoding serine hydrolase domain-containing protein — MGQKITPSLASLYAQAAQSLAEPRLAPLLMQGFPAEPNQRVTWGNWMRSPYSQWGFRNLARLRPTIDVQAGAAPAGPLKDAPTALDALYFDSECGLSIRVIDHLLASQTDAFLVMQGDTVLFERYFNGQRAGDRHIMFSVTKSLIGTLGEQLVTQGALKPHLPAAYYVPELAGSAFGDATVRQLFDMAVGIDYSEVYDDPASESSQYGYACGFQPAPAQYTRYESLYQYLPSLQKRGAHGGFFHYVTATTEALAWVMERASGQACSQMLEQIWERLGCERDGYFMADPWGRNVAGAGFSATLRDMARFGRLLANDGRHEGVELLSPHTVARIAAGADPAIYAQNTEFSRWTPGASYRSQWYVFNDHSQALMAGGIHGQYLFIDKPSGVVIVKQSSLTEAVSPFDGDSVRMLRSIAAHLSH; from the coding sequence ATGGGTCAGAAAATCACGCCGTCACTCGCCAGCCTGTATGCCCAGGCTGCGCAATCCTTAGCCGAGCCTCGCTTGGCACCATTACTGATGCAGGGCTTCCCGGCAGAGCCGAATCAGCGGGTAACGTGGGGCAACTGGATGCGCTCGCCCTACAGCCAATGGGGGTTTCGCAACCTGGCGCGCCTGCGCCCCACCATTGATGTGCAGGCCGGCGCGGCGCCTGCCGGTCCACTCAAGGACGCGCCCACGGCACTGGATGCGTTGTACTTCGACAGTGAATGCGGGTTGAGCATCCGTGTCATCGATCATTTGCTGGCCAGCCAGACCGACGCTTTCTTGGTGATGCAGGGCGACACGGTGTTGTTCGAGCGTTACTTCAATGGCCAGCGCGCAGGTGACCGGCACATCATGTTCTCGGTGACCAAGTCGCTGATCGGTACCCTGGGTGAGCAACTGGTCACCCAGGGCGCGCTCAAGCCCCACTTGCCTGCCGCGTACTACGTGCCTGAATTGGCGGGCAGCGCGTTTGGCGATGCCACGGTGCGTCAGCTGTTTGATATGGCGGTGGGCATCGACTACAGCGAGGTGTATGACGATCCCGCTTCAGAGAGCTCGCAATACGGCTATGCCTGCGGCTTCCAACCGGCACCGGCGCAATACACGCGGTACGAGTCCTTGTATCAGTACCTGCCGTCGTTGCAAAAGCGCGGCGCTCATGGGGGCTTTTTCCATTACGTGACCGCGACCACCGAGGCCTTGGCCTGGGTCATGGAGCGCGCTTCGGGCCAGGCGTGCAGCCAGATGCTGGAACAGATCTGGGAGCGCCTGGGTTGCGAGCGCGACGGCTATTTCATGGCCGACCCGTGGGGGCGCAATGTCGCCGGGGCGGGGTTCAGCGCGACCTTGAGAGACATGGCGCGTTTCGGCCGTCTGCTGGCCAATGACGGGCGTCATGAAGGGGTTGAGCTGCTCTCGCCACACACCGTGGCACGTATCGCCGCCGGGGCCGATCCGGCGATCTACGCGCAAAATACCGAGTTCTCCCGCTGGACGCCGGGTGCGTCCTATCGAAGCCAGTGGTACGTATTCAACGACCACAGCCAGGCCTTGATGGCCGGTGGGATCCACGGCCAATACCTGTTCATCGACAAACCGTCCGGCGTGGTGATCGTCAAGCAATCCTCGCTGACCGAGGCGGTCAGCCCGTTCGATGGCGACAGCGTGCGCATGCTGCGCAGCATCGCCGCCCACCTGAGCCACTGA
- a CDS encoding nuclear transport factor 2 family protein, with product MNTAAPRADLEQRLRRFETQDSARACMNRYMVLCDALDAHTPLDELAGLFTRDAVWEGKGARYAKSFGGYRGREAIAAMFAGYMKTPAHFALNVHFLTSELIEVRDDAVIGSWVMLQTSTFASGASHLNAARLTVRFAEEDGHWRMAHFQTENLFGRPVQAWNSDAELPVPSSADA from the coding sequence ATGAACACAGCCGCCCCACGCGCCGATCTGGAACAACGCCTGCGCCGTTTTGAAACCCAGGACAGCGCCCGCGCCTGCATGAACCGCTACATGGTGTTGTGTGATGCCCTCGACGCCCACACCCCGCTCGATGAGCTGGCCGGCCTGTTCACCCGGGACGCGGTGTGGGAGGGCAAGGGCGCCAGGTACGCCAAGAGTTTTGGTGGCTACCGTGGGCGCGAGGCCATTGCGGCAATGTTCGCCGGCTACATGAAAACGCCGGCACACTTTGCCCTCAACGTGCACTTCCTCACCAGTGAGCTGATCGAGGTGCGCGACGATGCGGTCATCGGCAGTTGGGTGATGTTGCAGACGTCGACCTTCGCCAGCGGTGCCTCCCATCTCAATGCGGCGCGCCTGACGGTGCGCTTCGCCGAGGAAGATGGGCACTGGCGCATGGCGCATTTCCAGACCGAAAACCTGTTCGGCCGCCCGGTGCAGGCATGGAACAGCGACGCCGAGCTACCGGTGCCCTCAAGCGCTGACGCATAA
- a CDS encoding flavin reductase: MVDVGSFRNAMAMLGGAVSVITTDGVAGRFGFTASAVCSVTDSPPTLLVCMNRSSHSNEHFKRNGSVCVNTLCGDHQHLSGAFADRTLTMDERFAVTEWTTLESGAPVMLQALVNFDCRIVQVHEVGSHSIFYCQIQTIRQSGADEGLVYFNRAYHRLGHASKAC; this comes from the coding sequence ATGGTAGACGTAGGCAGCTTTCGCAATGCAATGGCCATGCTGGGCGGTGCCGTGTCGGTGATCACCACCGACGGCGTGGCGGGTCGGTTCGGCTTTACCGCCTCGGCGGTGTGCAGCGTGACCGATTCACCGCCCACGCTGTTGGTGTGCATGAACCGTTCCTCGCATTCCAACGAGCATTTCAAGCGTAACGGTTCGGTGTGCGTGAACACCTTGTGTGGTGATCATCAGCACCTGTCCGGCGCGTTTGCCGACCGCACGCTGACAATGGATGAACGGTTTGCCGTCACCGAGTGGACCACGCTGGAAAGCGGCGCGCCGGTGATGCTCCAAGCGCTGGTGAATTTCGACTGCCGTATCGTGCAGGTACACGAGGTGGGGTCTCACAGTATTTTTTACTGCCAGATCCAGACCATTCGCCAGAGCGGCGCCGACGAGGGGCTGGTGTATTTCAACCGTGCCTACCACCGTCTGGGCCACGCGTCGAAGGCCTGCTGA
- a CDS encoding aromatic-ring-hydroxylating dioxygenase subunit beta — MNLQLLQEVTAFIWQEGDMLDHGEYDGWLKMWTEKGTYIIPINPKETDFENSLNYAYDDHAMRELRVQRLTGGESISTSPQPRTVRLQSRFRVLADDGNQVSVRCAQNVREFRKESLKFYSADLTYDLIRSDSGFKIHRKVVSLINSDDALAGIGYIL; from the coding sequence ATGAACCTGCAATTACTGCAAGAAGTCACCGCTTTCATCTGGCAGGAAGGCGACATGCTCGACCACGGTGAATACGACGGCTGGTTGAAGATGTGGACCGAAAAGGGCACCTACATCATTCCGATCAACCCGAAGGAAACCGACTTCGAGAACAGCCTTAACTACGCCTACGACGACCACGCCATGCGTGAGCTGCGGGTGCAGCGCCTGACCGGCGGCGAGTCGATCTCCACCAGCCCGCAACCGCGCACGGTGCGCCTGCAATCGCGGTTCCGCGTGCTGGCCGACGACGGCAACCAGGTCAGCGTGCGCTGTGCGCAGAACGTGCGCGAGTTTCGCAAGGAAAGCCTGAAGTTCTACAGCGCCGACCTGACCTACGACCTGATCCGCAGCGACAGCGGTTTCAAGATCCACCGCAAGGTGGTCAGCCTGATTAACAGTGACGATGCCCTCGCCGGTATCGGCTACATCCTCTGA
- a CDS encoding PDR/VanB family oxidoreductase, with translation MTEQLLDVVVRKRELQGDGVVVLDLTRRDGAPLPLFDAGAHVDIHIGPGLVRQYSLCSDPADPSLYRLGVLKDPASRGGSVGVHDTLFEGREVQISTPRNLFPLAAQARRSLLLGGGIGITPMIAMAYALHAAGKSFELHYCGRERGRSAFLAELAGAPFAAQVFTHFDDEGAEQKLDLAKVLGRGEAGVHLYTCGPAGFMDWVIQGARDRGYTEAHIHREYFQVDVDSSGGSFEVVAARSGKTVQVAQGQSILAALAQVGIKIEISCEQGVCGTCLCDVLEGEPDHRDVYLTDEEKAGNDQILVCCSRAKSKKLVLDI, from the coding sequence ATGACTGAACAACTGTTGGACGTAGTCGTGCGCAAGCGCGAGCTGCAAGGGGACGGCGTTGTCGTCCTGGACCTGACCCGTCGTGACGGCGCGCCGCTGCCGCTGTTCGATGCCGGTGCGCATGTCGACATCCATATCGGCCCGGGGCTGGTGCGCCAGTATTCGCTGTGCAGCGACCCCGCCGACCCGAGCCTGTATCGCCTGGGCGTGCTCAAAGACCCGGCCTCGCGCGGCGGTTCGGTGGGGGTGCACGACACCCTGTTCGAAGGCCGCGAAGTGCAGATCAGCACACCGCGCAACCTGTTCCCGCTGGCGGCGCAGGCGCGGCGTTCGCTGCTGCTGGGCGGCGGCATAGGCATCACGCCGATGATCGCCATGGCCTACGCCCTGCACGCGGCCGGCAAGTCATTCGAACTGCATTACTGCGGGCGTGAGCGCGGCCGCAGTGCCTTTCTCGCAGAGTTGGCCGGCGCGCCGTTTGCTGCGCAGGTGTTCACTCACTTCGATGATGAAGGCGCCGAACAGAAGCTCGACCTGGCCAAGGTGCTGGGCCGTGGCGAGGCCGGCGTGCACCTGTACACCTGCGGCCCCGCCGGTTTCATGGACTGGGTGATCCAGGGCGCGCGCGACCGGGGCTACACCGAGGCGCACATCCACAGGGAGTATTTCCAGGTGGACGTGGACAGCTCGGGCGGCAGTTTCGAAGTGGTGGCCGCCCGCAGTGGCAAGACCGTACAGGTGGCGCAAGGGCAGAGCATTCTCGCCGCGCTGGCGCAGGTCGGCATCAAGATCGAGATTTCCTGCGAGCAGGGCGTGTGCGGTACCTGCCTGTGCGATGTGCTTGAAGGCGAGCCGGACCATCGGGACGTGTACCTCACGGACGAGGAGAAGGCCGGGAATGATCAAATTCTAGTGTGCTGTTCACGCGCCAAATCCAAAAAACTCGTGCTGGATATCTAA
- a CDS encoding amidase, translating to MTLVIEQLSLGGDGPTVMVKDTIDIAGSPTRASSQALADAAPAAAHADVVQALLDQGCRIVAKTSLHELAFGTTGINHWTGTAPNPRFPGRIPGGSSSGSAAAVAAGLADFSLGTDTGGSVRIPACCCGVFGFKPTFGRVSRRGVMPAHSSLDCVGPFAPSLPMLVTAMQAIDVTFKPVSAPASPRLGIVAVQASAAVQRVIDAAIAGSRLPGQTLALPSLQAAYEAGMVVINRETFDACGHLLATGKVGADIAARLAAAGHTTAAALAQAEQVRVQFSAEVDAALQLVDVLVLPTMPDLPLTLAEAGDTQAVLGMTAFVRPFNLSGHPALSIPLASAEGLPVGLQLVGAKGADEQLLAIAGRLLERLYAGQED from the coding sequence ATGACCCTGGTGATTGAACAGCTTTCCCTTGGCGGCGATGGGCCGACCGTCATGGTCAAGGACACCATCGATATCGCCGGCTCGCCGACCCGCGCATCCAGCCAGGCCCTGGCGGATGCCGCACCGGCAGCCGCCCACGCCGATGTGGTACAGGCGCTGCTGGACCAAGGCTGCCGCATAGTGGCGAAGACCAGCCTGCATGAACTGGCGTTCGGCACCACGGGCATCAATCACTGGACCGGCACCGCGCCGAACCCGCGTTTCCCTGGGCGTATTCCGGGTGGTTCCTCCAGTGGTTCGGCGGCGGCCGTGGCGGCCGGGTTGGCGGATTTTTCCCTGGGGACCGACACAGGCGGTTCGGTGCGCATCCCGGCGTGTTGCTGTGGCGTGTTCGGTTTTAAACCAACGTTCGGGCGGGTCAGCCGGCGCGGGGTGATGCCGGCGCACAGCAGCCTCGATTGCGTTGGCCCGTTTGCCCCGAGCCTGCCGATGCTGGTTACCGCCATGCAAGCCATCGACGTCACCTTCAAACCTGTCTCGGCGCCGGCTTCGCCGCGCCTGGGCATCGTGGCCGTGCAGGCGAGTGCAGCCGTACAGCGCGTGATCGACGCGGCCATCGCCGGCAGCCGGTTGCCGGGCCAAACCCTTGCACTGCCCAGCCTCCAGGCGGCTTATGAGGCCGGCATGGTGGTGATCAACCGCGAGACCTTCGATGCCTGCGGGCACTTGCTGGCAACCGGCAAAGTGGGCGCCGATATCGCCGCGCGCCTGGCCGCCGCCGGCCACACCACGGCTGCGGCACTGGCGCAGGCCGAGCAGGTGCGCGTGCAGTTCAGTGCCGAAGTCGACGCCGCCTTGCAGTTGGTCGACGTGCTGGTGCTGCCGACTATGCCGGACTTACCCCTGACCCTGGCCGAGGCGGGCGACACCCAGGCGGTGCTGGGCATGACCGCCTTCGTGCGCCCGTTCAACCTGTCGGGGCACCCGGCGCTGAGCATTCCGCTGGCCAGTGCCGAGGGCCTGCCGGTCGGCTTGCAACTGGTCGGGGCCAAGGGCGCCGATGAACAACTGCTGGCCATCGCCGGGCGCTTGCTTGAACGCCTTTACGCCGGGCAGGAGGATTGA
- the iacA gene encoding indole-3-acetate monooxygenase, translating into MHSLKKPAVGAVSPLASGPAFEALLVDVRERARTGEFDRQRHISPDVIEAFKHHGVYRALVPKRFGGLECSPAEFCQLIERIAQADGSAGWVASFGMSPVYLAALPPASIAQVYADGPDVVFAGGIFPPQPAETVAGGFVVNGRWKYSSGSLGADIVGVGIAPKSGDTFGLPRIAVMPRSAIRVEQTWDTVGLLGTGSHDLVADNVRVDEQWTFVRGGLPNLDEAFFRYPSLSFATQVLSVVGLGVARAALDALADMASGRVSVTGAPAIADRPLAQVDIARAEAELRAARAFFYESIDRAWDYVLAGDAVPVAATNLLRLSSTHATRVAADVARTAQMLSGMSGVYNDSPLARCVNDAQVVTQHAFMGDITYQNAGAMFFGKQPLPGYL; encoded by the coding sequence ATGCATTCGCTAAAAAAACCAGCGGTGGGTGCGGTGAGTCCGCTTGCCAGTGGCCCCGCTTTCGAAGCGTTGCTCGTCGATGTGCGTGAACGGGCCCGTACCGGTGAATTCGACCGCCAGCGCCATATCTCGCCGGATGTGATCGAAGCCTTCAAGCATCACGGTGTCTACCGGGCGCTGGTGCCCAAGCGCTTTGGTGGCCTGGAGTGTTCGCCGGCCGAGTTCTGCCAACTGATCGAGCGTATTGCCCAGGCTGATGGATCTGCTGGCTGGGTCGCCAGTTTCGGCATGAGCCCGGTCTACCTCGCGGCACTGCCGCCCGCCAGCATTGCCCAGGTGTATGCCGACGGCCCTGACGTGGTGTTCGCCGGCGGCATCTTCCCGCCGCAACCGGCTGAAACGGTCGCGGGCGGCTTTGTGGTCAATGGCCGTTGGAAGTACTCCAGCGGCTCCCTGGGCGCGGACATCGTCGGTGTCGGCATCGCCCCGAAAAGTGGCGATACCTTCGGCCTACCGCGCATTGCGGTGATGCCGCGCAGCGCGATTCGCGTCGAGCAGACCTGGGACACCGTCGGCCTGCTCGGCACCGGCAGCCATGATCTGGTCGCCGACAACGTGCGGGTCGACGAGCAATGGACGTTCGTGCGCGGTGGCCTGCCGAATCTGGACGAGGCGTTTTTCCGCTACCCATCGCTGTCATTCGCCACCCAGGTGCTCTCGGTGGTCGGCCTGGGTGTGGCGCGTGCGGCACTCGATGCGCTGGCGGACATGGCCAGCGGTCGCGTGTCGGTCACCGGCGCCCCGGCGATTGCCGATCGGCCACTGGCCCAGGTCGACATTGCCCGCGCCGAAGCCGAACTGCGCGCCGCGCGTGCGTTTTTCTACGAATCCATCGACCGCGCCTGGGACTACGTGCTGGCCGGCGACGCGGTCCCCGTGGCCGCGACCAACCTGTTGCGGCTGTCGTCGACCCATGCCACCCGCGTCGCCGCTGACGTGGCGCGTACCGCGCAAATGCTCTCGGGCATGAGCGGTGTGTACAACGACAGCCCGCTGGCGCGCTGCGTCAACGATGCCCAAGTGGTCACCCAGCACGCCTTCATGGGCGACATCACCTATCAGAACGCCGGAGCCATGTTCTTCGGCAAACAGCCTCTGCCTGGCTACCTCTAA
- a CDS encoding SDR family NAD(P)-dependent oxidoreductase, translating into MNQIALVTGAGQGLGQHFCASLLRAGYSVVISDLNLEAAQACARQLDPGAERTLALQLDAGSKADFEAALDQVLVRFGTLHVVVNNAAVTKTTPLLQISPEEFDAVVGLNLRSVFLGCQVLGAYMAEAGYGRIINMASLAGQNGGTATGAHYAASKGGIVTLTKIFAKEFAARGVTVNAIAPGPIESAAVRAAIPPERLPGLLANIPVQRLGDADFLGDLIVQLARPEAYFTTGATWDVNGGLFMR; encoded by the coding sequence ATGAACCAGATTGCGTTGGTGACGGGCGCGGGGCAGGGCCTGGGGCAGCATTTCTGTGCCAGCCTGCTGCGGGCCGGGTACTCGGTGGTAATCAGCGATCTCAACCTTGAGGCCGCACAAGCCTGCGCCAGGCAGTTGGACCCCGGCGCAGAGCGCACGCTTGCGTTGCAACTGGACGCCGGCAGCAAGGCCGATTTCGAAGCGGCCCTGGACCAGGTGCTGGTGCGCTTCGGCACGCTGCACGTGGTGGTCAATAACGCCGCGGTGACCAAGACCACGCCGTTGCTGCAGATCAGCCCCGAGGAGTTCGACGCCGTGGTGGGCCTGAACCTGCGCAGCGTGTTCCTCGGCTGCCAGGTGTTGGGCGCGTACATGGCCGAGGCCGGCTACGGACGCATCATCAACATGGCGTCCCTGGCCGGGCAGAACGGCGGTACCGCGACCGGCGCGCATTACGCCGCGAGCAAGGGCGGCATCGTCACGTTGACCAAGATCTTCGCCAAGGAATTTGCCGCGCGCGGGGTGACCGTGAACGCGATCGCTCCGGGGCCGATCGAGTCGGCGGCGGTGCGCGCGGCGATCCCGCCCGAACGCCTGCCGGGCCTGCTGGCCAATATTCCGGTGCAGCGTCTTGGCGATGCGGATTTTCTGGGTGACCTGATTGTGCAGTTGGCACGGCCCGAAGCCTATTTCACCACCGGGGCCACCTGGGACGTGAATGGCGGCCTGTTCATGCGCTGA